Part of the bacterium BMS3Abin08 genome is shown below.
ATCATGAACTCAGAGAGGACGGCAGGGGTACCTACTACAATCTCTTTGGCAGGTTCTACTATTCATTCACGGTGGGGGATGCATACTTTATTATCCTCGATGATGCCAATGAATATAATCTGGACCCCTGGCAGATGCAGTGGTTAAAAGAGCAGTTGGAAAAGTCCCTCAAATATAAATACAGGTTTGTCTTCATGCATGTACCGCTTTTTGATCCAAGGACGGAAGGCCTCAGGATAGCACATAACCTTAAGGATGTAAAGCTCGCAAAACACTTAGACACCCTCTTTAATGAGTATAATATCACCATGCTCTTTGCCTCTCATATCCATGCCTATTATCGCGGAGTCTGGGGCAGGACACCATATATCATTACAGGTGGCGCCGGAGCTGAATTAGTGGGCACAGACCCGGAGCACGACTTTTATCATTATATAAAAGTAACAGTGAGTGATGCGGGGGTGAGTTATGAAGTAAAGAGAGTCAAGTCGCCTGATTTTGAGATTATAGACCGCATGGCACATGATGTGTGGATATATATCTATGCCTTCTTTGTACTGCATTATCTTGATGTTATACTGGTTATCCTTCTGATATATTTTATACTCACCATAAGGTCGATGCGGCGGGGCAGGGCGAGGTTGT
Proteins encoded:
- a CDS encoding cyclic 3',5'-adenosine monophosphate phosphodiesterase, with amino-acid sequence MVPGTELRQLYNKKLLFLAISLLMITIGIKIYSTLTFPHITDWNYRHLQLIDKKRETFSFAVFGDNKNSITTFDNLIKKVNAEDVLFAIDIGDLVEDGEREKFRFFINQIRHSDKPLLTAIGNHELREDGRGTYYNLFGRFYYSFTVGDAYFIILDDANEYNLDPWQMQWLKEQLEKSLKYKYRFVFMHVPLFDPRTEGLRIAHNLKDVKLAKHLDTLFNEYNITMLFASHIHAYYRGVWGRTPYIITGGAGAELVGTDPEHDFYHYIKVTVSDAGVSYEVKRVKSPDFEIIDRMAHDVWIYIYAFFVLHYLDVILVILLIYFILTIRSMRRGRARL